agtACTTGTACTTTTCGAAAATTAGGAATATAGTCTCTATATttcttttcatgaaatttagTTCCTCTAATtttcgatttcaaaattcagcCCAATTGTTAatcttgttaaattttttattaaatttgttgctatgccattttaaaataaaaaattactcacttggtagtcatgtgattaaaaaatagctttgtaattaacttgaatttagcaaaaaaaataGTAGTGTTAACAGTTAAacctaaatgttaaaatttgaaaagtaaatggactaaatttcatgaaataaaagtatatggactaaattcccatatttcaaaaaaatacagGATttgtgataaattttaaaagaaatttagaaaaaacatggttaaattccttttttttttttcaataaaatgttgattttattagaaaatgagaaagaataGGGGGAGCATGTATAtgaaaaagataaggaaagagGGAGCAAGGCAACACCTAAGGTTATGTATCatacttagggtgggtttggatggggcGATTGGgcgcggtgcgtttagcttactttttgtctcactctacagtatcgctacagtatctaatcttacggccaccgttgtttttacactaactgcaaATAAAcgcaccgtccatccaaactcacccttattCTCTTCCATTTCAATTTAGAATACTACATTTGttcctaaaattaatttgtGTTGAGCTTTGAGCTGCccaacaaatattttatatttcatttttgctTCACCAAATTActcattaattatttatcttAGGAATTAAGTTAAGATGATTGAAATAACATGCTATCTTAAAGATAATGGCTATTGCTAATTTAAAAAACCTATCCTTCTTTTTCTGATTTAGCCTCTTGTTGCTattcattctttttcttctttttcttttgttacttTCTAGCCCTAACTTAAAATCATTGCTAAATtctaattacaataaaatatgcTAAAGGTTAAGATGTTGATCATTCTTTTATCTTATTCAACAccaagcttttatttttcttttgatgtctAATAAGAGAAATCCGTGTCTTCTATAAATTAATATAgaaaattgtattaataattatGTCAGTAGTGATGTATGAAATtgtattgaaatttataatttaaaaaaaataagaaaaagctTAAGAAATTTGTTGttgaaaagtaaatatattttggcGGAAGTAGGTAGAGTTTAGAGGGAAGGTAAAGAAAAATGTTGAGGCATAGTCATAAAATCACAAGCAAATAATTGGGTAGATGGAGGTATTCCTATTTACATTGCATTTTCAATCccatgataatttaatttattgaattcatGATGTTGACCAACTAACTCATACTTTAGCATTCCAATTCAGTTTTGACTCTTGTTTCTTTGGACAATATATAATCAGTGAGTTGATGTTCCATCactctacttttattttcatcacATTTTAGGTaaagaaaagttattttatttgatttttgattagAAATGTTGGGAATGAAAATAATGGGTAGGGTGGATTTAGATATTTACGAATATTTTTTAAGGAAAAGaataatgatattaattgatataataaaaataattaaaatggagAGAAATGACATCACTAAACTCGAGTTAATAGGCTTTTTTTCATACACTCATGCTTAACACTCCACCTTCTTATGGATACTATTTACATcagcaaaaagtgtaaaaattcaaaaaggatggtataatatcaaaaataatgTTTGCTTGGAATAAAGTTGCCCCTGCTAAATAATGACCACTCCCATgaatccaataaaaataaagatgttGAAAATGTGACAGAAGCCAACCACATTAGAGCTACGCAACTTATTCGAATTCAAAGCATAAATCACCTTGACGCAATCATACTTCACGAGAACTTTGTCGAAACTAGACGTTTTGAGCCAAGATAGAGCCTCGCGTATGGCCAATGCTTCAGCAACCGTTGCACTTCCTGCTGTTGGTAGCTGTCTCGAGACCCCCAACAAAGGTCCATGCATATCACAGATCACCGTCCCAAAAGTATTGTGGATTTGAATATTCAAAATACTACATACATATCGGATTTGAAATGGGTGTAGATATTAATTATTGGATATTCATGATCCAAATTCACTTTAGTTTTACGGATAATAACATTCACGTTACTTCTTTTAATAAGAGattcaaatatttgaattcGTTTATTCcttctattttcaaattttaaataatataattgtatttatatttgaattcaagtagtaatacttttatttggtaagggtattatttttaacatatctTACTACATAAGTtagcaataaaattaatttcacatggTAATTTTAATTACTCATATGATTTGTTTTCaacttggaaaatattttttacttattctaaaaataattttcttaattatcattcttatttcaagtataaatttatataaattattctttatgTTATAATagtattctttttataaaaggaaaggattgaattgtttaaattCTAACTTTAAATCAAGATATCAAGTGAACAAAATTTATGTACCACCAAATCAGTAACTTACTTGACATGATATaacacattttcaaatttaaattttacaactccGTGggcattaaaatttttcaaccaCAATCAACCTTTTTTATAATAGTAACCCTTCATaataaattagtcttttttttataaaatcaattatattcttaaataaaataaaaataacaaatattattaagataaagtatttaaattctatataaaaatatagtaatgaaaataaattttaataaatggaaTTGTATTGAAAATCATTGACATTTCTGTAACATTCACTGTATATACTCAAAAAAAGGATCCAGTACACTGCCATggagtgtttattttaaaaaagtaaaaaaagtatgattatagagaaattaaataataataataagaagaagaaagagagacAGCGCAGCACAGAAGCTGGAACCCGcgtgttgtttttttattagttgGTGAATGAGAGAAATGAAAGGGCATGgcttttataaagtgattggAAGCCCCTCTCTCTGTTTCTCAACTCATATCCCAAACCATTAACATAACCTATATCTTTCTTTCCAACCCCTTTCTTCCATCTCCATCTCCTTTCTGCAATTATTCCCAACTTTCCATGGCTTCCTTCACACCCAATCTCGAACCTGCCCCTGACGCCTCTCTTCAGTTCAAGCCCAAGAAACCCAGGATAACCCTTCAAACCCCTTCCTCTTGTCCTTCCAATCAACGCACCCAAAGAATTAAGCGATGGCGGACCCAACGAGACCAACACATCTACTCCTCCAAGCTCTTCCAGGCTCTCCGTCGTTCTCGTCGTACCTCCGCCTCCAGGGAAGTCCACGAAACGGCTGACAGGGTTCTCGCCGGCTTGGCCAGGGGCACCACGCGTTGGAGCAGAGCCATTCTCACCGCTCGCAAGGTGACCAAACATAAGAAAGCCAAGCTCCCTACTAATAACAGGTTGAGGAAGCCCGATATTTACAGAGAGAGGAGGAAAACGACGGCTGTTGAGCGGAAGTTGAAGGTTTTGGGACGTCTCGTCCCCGGTTGCCTGAAACTATCCTTCTCCAACCTTATAGAAGAAACTAGCGATTACATAGCGGCCCTAGAGATGCAAGTTCGAGCCATGACGGCTATTACCGAGTTTCTCTGCGGCGGAACTGGCGGTGGACCGCAGCCGCCGGCTGATCGCCTTCCCTCTAATGTCAACTCTTGAAAAGgtgtttattattaataattattattttttttggaaactGTTTATCAGTGAGATTTTTAAGTTGCTGTATTTTATTGTGTATACAtgactttttctttctttttgagctccacttttgtttattttattttattttatttatttatttattttcggtTTGTTAagcatcatttaattaattgattagaACATGCCAATGCCAGCTATTTCTTTTTGggtagaataataataataatgtaaaagcTTATTATTAGTGGCATTtatcaacttaattaaaatttacaaatttaggAAAGTTTGAAAAACAccacaaaataaataagatttgaATTCTGCATGGTACAAGATTTgtgattttgattatttactcaataagagttgaaaacaaaatgCAAGTCATTTTCAACCTTGTAACCTAACTAATCACTTCTTTCACACTCATTTGTTGGTTTAATTAGTTGGAGTGGAACCAAAGAAACACCATTGTTGTGTCGGCAAAAGGGTCAGTCCAATTTTCCAGTTTGCGACAAAGATTGTGTCACCTAAGTGAGATATATTTGCAAGCTATAGAAACCCTAATTTgattcttaaattttgaattttaatgtatgtattttttttttttaaaaatcatagtGTAATAAATTTGTATAGGATAGGCGTAATGGGGGGTTTTTATGAGCAAATTCAGGCTCACAACATGTGCCCTTGATTAAGTAGCCCTTGGCAGTCGCAGCACATGTGCCTCCATGGCCCTATTACATTTTGAAGTGCACCCACCCTTCAAATGGCTTGCATGTGCCCCCTCTCTTTAACCCCTTCAAAATTCACATGCCCATTTATGATATAGGATCTTTATTTCCTATGATTCTTTACTATAATGCACCCATTAAATtccaaattgaatttaattaaatcttttttgAAACGTAAATTTTTCCTCTATTCACCggtcacttttttttttgagaaggAATTTCGAAAGGTTTATTTTGGCtcttttagtttaataaaaaaataattttattttatttattatatcacctcaaaaatttaatgtttgttaGTTTTTCTGTGTGACATATATGTGGCTTGGCACTTAGATGACacgttaatatttaattttaaaaattttaatatatattttaataattttaatgatttcttatttttaaaagtagtttgtatagtttttaaaattttaaaaaataattaaatgttgacatgtCAATTTTCGTTCACATGGTAATATACGTGTATGATTAGTcagcaaaattaaaagaatattaatttttctattaattttaagatgatttaataaaaaagaaaaattaaaaattaaaaaagaaaaattaaaggaagaaataaaataattttttatataaaattgacattttcaaaagaaatagcGAAAATGGAGTGAAAGAAATAAGGTTGCGATGGGATGGAGGGGTGATATATACCCCACCAATGGAGGAAGGGATGATGACTCAAAGGAGGAATCtctttttcacatttaaggGCTAACACGTGTGGTAACATGAAAGCCAAGCTGTCTGATTTTGGGATTGGGACATGTGGGATGCTTGCTGGTCAATAGAAGTTTTGGGCATGCCccattttgcaaattttatatatatattagcaaTCAAGGACCACATGCGCTTGTTCTTTTGTGGGGTgtgtttttctatatttctttttctccaacaattaatattattattttggattcaTAGGCTCATGCATTGCCTAATTCACCCTATTTTCACATGCAACCATGTGCCTTCGTTAAACAAAAACAATGTGAACGCAACCAAACAAAAAACATGCCCCCATTCTACTTTTTCTTCTCCAACTAACATGTGTCTTATACAATTACCTCAAGTAATCGGCGCCACTCACTTCAATCATTCTCATCTTTTCTACATTTTTAACCCCCAACAAAAAACCCTTTGAGAGACTTTATCAACTACCATAcataaaaacaaattcaaagcagtatttatatttcatgtttaaaCCACGCCAATAGCAAGACTAACACACGTTGAATCATATCCActtatgtttgaattaaattttgcttagatttaaaacaaatatatatagagagagaagGGGCGGGGGGGGGGGGTAAATGAGAGTCAGGCAACGCACGCATGTGTAATTTACATTACCATATATATATGGACTGCAAACTACCAGTCTTTTGCAAAACAAAAATGCTGTCTTGTCGTCTCGTCCCTTCTTTCGCCTTGTACTGCAAGGAAAAGATGGGACTTTCTCCAACGTCACCTTTATTCAGGTGAATTTCTATTCACTACATTTTGGGATAAATACCCCCCCCCAACCTAAACTTGTTACTTGTTTTCTCCATTACACTTGTTTTCAGTTTCTCCAAGGAGATCATGTTGGCTtcatctgtttttttttttttgggggttgCTTCAATTCAAGCTGTTGTTGATTTATTGTTGTGAATTCTTGTGTTTCTTAAAACAGTGGATGTTAGAAGAATTTATGACCATTTTTCTTCCAACTCTTTTCTTTACTTCATCTTGGTCACCTACTTAATGCCACTATTTATTTGCCTACcctactatatatataaaatttaaatcatctCATTGTATTTTGCCTTTTAACACCTCCACCCCATCAATGGCCTGGCCTCTACCCCTATTGAATTCCAACACTAAATTGGAATTAATGTTTCATGTTGAAATCATAACCTAAACAAGGTTGATGtcagaaatttttttactacaaccatcataattgaattatataaaattttaagttaaaatgtaattgtgccaccatatgaacttataatgttaaaatatttaaaagaattatccagcaattatattatttttgggcCAAACCCCTGATCGAccctataaaaattattattcattttgatGATCATAATTAAACCTGAATCTTTTACTTAaacaacatcaatttaatttttaaaaaaatatatatattaatactaataaaagCTAGGTTTGTTTGtcataaattttactaaaaatgaaGAAGACATTGACCTGAAAACGTTGTTAATAGGAGATGGCGAATAATAAATATAGAAGATATGGATGGAtagatgaatgaatgaaagaaaagaggtgctgcaaaagaaacaaagaaagaaacaaagggCAGAAGAAGGTCAGGTGAGCAGGTGGTGGCGGTGGTGGGCAAGGAAATTTCATTATCTCGACTTGTTGTTTTCTCTTGATGTAAGTTGTGACACGTATGCCTTCCAGCGTGGCATTGCCACATTTCCCTATCTTATTATATGATCACGCCATGTGTCACCTCTTTCATTGGATCAACCACCGTATATTCTTCTTCGCCCTTTTGCATTATTCTCCAGCAACACAACACAAAGTCATTACTATTTCTCATAAATTAAATCGTCACATTGCGGTTGGATTAACACCCTTTGCATCCCGCAAATGAGATTATTTAGTTGATTTTGAATTAATGGAAAGCAGTAAAGGAGGAAACAAGGAATCGCTTTTGAGTTGTCAAAAGGGCCAACCGCCATAAGGATATAGAGGGGGAGGCCCCAACAAAGAGGGGACACAGAGATAGGGGTAAGGGCGGAGGAGGAAGAGGACAAAATGTATGTCAAACAAACAGGAGGGTTGATTGGCAGTTTTGGCCACATGTGGAGTTAAAAAAAGGACGGTGGTGTGGTGTGGTAGTGATGGTGGTGCAGTCGTGGCCTCATTCATAGGCACACAATGTCCTTAATTATGAATGACTCCTTATCTAGTgacaaaaaacaaaagaaggtTGACCCTCTCAACATCTTAGCGACATTTCCCACACGTGGATCCTTGGTGTCTTGGATTACGACCCTTCAACTTTTGCAAACCCCTTCTTCACGCATTCACTGCCCCTTTACGATAAGAGCCGTCTCTATTCTGGCAGGTGGAGGTAGGGTAAACCTTTGCAAAATGCACATTTTGGGCTAGGGTTGGACCAAGAGTCCTTTTGAATTCATGACTACGTTGGCCCAACATATTATCCTTTAATAGTGGGTTAGTGAATTGTATATTTTGTAccataaacatatttcaccaaagaaatatttaattcagACAATGAATAGATTAGTTGATTAAGTAAAGAACAACTTgggatatatatacatgtatggaTGGTGGAATACATATCATCATCcttccaaattttaatttgatttatgacTGAATGTTACCATACAAGTAAACCCTTTCATTTTGGTCTCTCTCCATTTAGCTCTAGCAATCAGAAAGTAAGTGCCTAAAGCATGATGGATACATGTAGCTACATTCCTATGCTTAAATTAATCCCAAACTATGGATTCAAAGTGAAGTTCTTCTCTATAAATCAACCCGCATTTCGTGtctttatgctttttttttaataagaaaaaaatttatatcaagacattaaatttaagattatttaaTGTGAATCAAcacttcattttaataatttcttatatcaATACACCATGAACTTAATTACGTGTATATATGCTTTttagaacaaattaaaatgagacaaattcaaaattaacaagaTATGCATGATGATGGAGTTACTTTTTATAATTCGTGATTAAAGTATGTTACTGAAAAAAAGTTGATAATAAACAATCTGCCTAAGGTAAACTATTCAATTGGTCATCTAAAAGAAATAATTGTAATATCattggatttggtgccctaagtatagtatattcgtttgtatacttgtaatttttcaaataaattggtttaataaaatcattcatgaaTTGCATTAATACACTTTGTATATTGTACTCAAtagtttttgcatgcaaagcaaaatggaagcaaatattagctcattggttatctaatgtttaactaatactaagcggtattacatgGTCAGATCATAATACgaaaatacaatttatattagtagatgaacctaaacatgtcattagtctaATTAGAAATGAGTAAACTGATTGAAAGATCAAAGTCCAATTGGgaagatgctttgtcttgggcatcagacCGGATGACTTCTAGAAGATAGatacatagatgtgactgactagatCGACAATACATCGGACATGACCCAAGTATAATATATcctgaatccatttatggatttattcacttgtgacgctCATAGTGTGACATATCTTAACCTGAGTAGATGATGgattatgtatgtgtgactcgtatactttgatataagtaaaagcttgagttcaaatagataaggaatcgaaagttggtgcgttgggtatgcgacttttgcagtatgtagcatcattcacaatagtgaagTTCATAGCCTAAGACATGGGTAAGtatatcctctcattggtattACATGAAAGTGTTGGATTTGGCGCCCTAAGAgtagtattttcatctatatacacttgtaatttttttctaacagattggttaataaaattattcatgaattacattaatatcctttgtataatgtcctcacgtggtttttgcatgaaaataaaaaagaagcaaatattagctcattggttgtctaatgtttaattaatattaagtgGTATTACGTGATCGGAttgtaatacagaaagacaacttatacaagtagacaaacctaaacatgtccttagtctaataaaaaatgagcaaatcgattaaaatactaatatgcCATCTATCAACTCCAAttgggagatgttttgtcttaaGTATCGAAGCGGATGACTTCTAGAAgttagagacatagatgtgactgaatGGACTAACAATACATCGAATTGGACCAAGTTGAATAGATCCTAAacccgtttatggatttattcacttgtgatattCATAGTATAACATACATTAAtattgagtggatgatggactatgcatgcttgactcgtatactttgatgtaagtaaaagattgagttcaaatagataaagaattgaaagctggtgcgttgagtatgtagcatcattcacaacagtggagtTCATAGCCCaataaatgggtaaatgatatcttctcattggcattacatcatagatgaaaagtaaaatgtggCCACGAGTTGTTTGTCTttatgatgaatgacttaattattatttgatagtaattgacgtttcatgaaggaaaatgtaatggttaccatgatataaaataggatcatattggaagaacgaatttatcccaaagagattaaggatatcttatgagggtaacacatctatgacaaggtcattggatgagtaCTGATTAAGTAGCTTTCGAAATGGTATGTTATTATGGAGAGCTTAGTCATGatattatagtggaa
The nucleotide sequence above comes from Gossypium raimondii isolate GPD5lz chromosome 13, ASM2569854v1, whole genome shotgun sequence. Encoded proteins:
- the LOC105784043 gene encoding transcription factor bHLH149, whose protein sequence is MASFTPNLEPAPDASLQFKPKKPRITLQTPSSCPSNQRTQRIKRWRTQRDQHIYSSKLFQALRRSRRTSASREVHETADRVLAGLARGTTRWSRAILTARKVTKHKKAKLPTNNRLRKPDIYRERRKTTAVERKLKVLGRLVPGCLKLSFSNLIEETSDYIAALEMQVRAMTAITEFLCGGTGGGPQPPADRLPSNVNS